Genomic window (Nevskia ramosa DSM 11499):
CCCCCTTAAGCGCGCCGAGCATCGCAGGCCATGGCGGACAGGCTCCGAAGGAGGCGAGGCAGGATGCCGATGCCTTTTCGCCGCGCCACGGATGGCGCGTCGAAAAGCCCCGTCAGGGCCGAGAAGCACAGGGCATCGGATCGCGCTTCTGTTTCTCGCGATCCGACGTAGCGCCGGGGGCGCCCTTCCTTTGGTTACTTTCCTTGGGCGCCAAGGAAAGTAACCCGCGCGATAGCGCGGAATAGTGCGCCAAAGCCAGCCAACAACCGCACCGCTCGATCAAACCGAGAACCAACCAACTAACCAACCGACCAGCCAAACAAAAACGAGAGGCCGCTCAGCCAATCCCCTCATAAGGCCGCGTCATCACCTCCAGCAAATGCCCATCCGGATCATCGAAATAAACACCCCGGCCGCCATTGTGCTGATACGTCTCCCCAGCCCCACGCTTCCCCGGCGCCGCCCAAAAGGTAAGCCCCTGCTTCTTGATCCGAGCAAAGATCAAATCGAAGTCGTCCTCGCTGACCAGGAAGGCGTAATGCTGCGAAGCGATGTCCCCATCCTGATCATAGAAATCCAGCGACACGCTATTGCCGAGCTTCACCACCAGCATCGGCCCGAACGGAATGGCCGCATCCCTTAGCCCCAGGATATCGATCAGAAACGACGACGACCTCCGCTTGTCGCGGCACCAGACGATGGTGTGGTTCAGCTGCACGTTCATGGTCGTGTCGCCTCTTTCGATAGTCGTCGCCGAGTCTCGGCCTAAACCGTAGCGCGGGAAAGCCGACAGGCGCATCCCGCCACGCCACATGCGCAAGGCCTCAGCGCATCGGGCCGGACGTTGGTCGGAAGTCTCGGAAGGCGGGATGCGCCTACGGCTTTCCCGCCCTACTCGGGCTACTCGGGCTAACGGTGGCGTATCACAAAATCTTCAAGGCTATTCTGAAAAATCTTAGTGTCTAAATAGTAATTCGGAAAAGCCTCGTGGATTGAGCGGAACGATTCGGCTCCTACGAGCACGACTTGAGCGCCGGTGTAATCACTAAGTTCAGGAAACAATGGGAGTTGCTTTGTTCGAAGAGGCAGCTGTCGTTCAAGGCGGGCATACTCTTTATGAGCTCTTTCGGCGTCACGCTTTTCAAATGAGTGAATTTGAAGTCCGAGTTGGTCTGGTAGTAAAACCAATAAAAAATAACCGGCACCTTTCTTGAATTCATTCTCCGTTGCTTTAAGGGCCGAACGGTATGCGGTCAGTTTCTTCGTGACATCGAGGCTACGGCTAAGATCGAAAATTGATCTGGCTAAGATTCTTTTTTCTGGACTCCTAACAGCGGCTTTTTCCGGATCCTCCATGTGCTCGAGAGCGACGGCAGCTTTCTGAAAAAAGTGTAGCCATGCGAGCTCTCCTTCGCTCGATTTTAGAGCTTGTCCTATAACTGCACCTACCGTTTCGACAGCAGTTGCCCACGCATGTTGGGTAATAGTTCGAAGCTGAACTTCAAAAAGAAGTTTGTTATATTTTTCTTTGCTTTTACTTTGAAATTTATAAACGAGATGAATGCCGCGATAGCCAGAAGATTTTGAATGGACAATATAGTCGTCTTCTGTAACAAGCTCATGGAGAGACTTGCTGTTTTTGTATTTCTCTCGAAGACTATAAACATCACTAATTGTCTTTAAGACTGCTCTGCATCCTCCAATGTCCTGCATTTGTGTCAGACGCATGCTGGGTTTAGCGGAAAGCTTTGCTAGGATTGATCGAGATCGCTTGAGGCGTTGAACGACGATTGCAGAACTATCGATTTTGTTGACTTTCTGCCTTAGATCCATAGTTATCGTGTTCAAAGGAAATGCGTGCGCGGATCTCCAATTCGCCAGAATTTCCCAAGCGGCGTCAGTTTCTTCTGTTACTGAGTCGTCAGCTACGAGCTGGCGTCCTGCCTTGTCGACGAGAGAGCGGCTGAACTGGGGGACGGCAGCGGACATTTAATTGGCCTATTTAATAAAACTACCCTACTGACCGACTCTCTTCGCCAAAGCATCAAACCCGTGGTTCAGGTCTTCAAGCGCAAAGCAGCGATTGAGCGATCGAATGGCAAAAGCCCGTGACATACATCCTCGCGAATCTCAGCACATTCCGGTTCTGCACGCAGGAGCTCATGTAACGGTCCTTTACCGTCCGCCTTCCCGCCGTGAAGTAGACCGTCGAGATCGCGAAGCGCTCCGGACGGATGCTGCAGCCCCATCGTCACGGCTGATCAGCCAAGTTAGACCGAGACAAGGCTAAGCCAGCCGCCCGCGGTCCAAACGGCGCCAGCACCGCATAGGCCAGCACAGCAGCCGCCAGCGACGCCAGATAAGGCATCGACCAATCCTGCGCCGAAGCCAGCACATAAACCGCGACACTCGCGATCAGCGCCATCGCCGCGCTCGCGACACCGCCCACGGCGGGCGCGAAGATCGCGACAACCATCAGCACCAGCACGCCGGCCGAGGCCAGTCCGGAAGCCTGCTCGACCAGCGAGTACATGCTTTCTCCGCCCAGCGAGATCAGGAAGGCGACGAGGCCGAACACCACGACGGCGACCCGGTTCAGGCGCAGCTTCAGGCGCTCCGTGAGCCGTGGGCCGGCCATTGGCGCGATCAGGTTGTGAGCGGCCAGCGAGCCGGCGACCAGCAGTGCGCCGGACAGGGTCGACAGGATCGCCGACACCAGCGCGCCGAGGAACACCACGTACAGGGCGACCGGCAACTGCGTCTGCGCGTAGCGCGACAGCACTTGTTCCGGTTCGATGCCGGTGCCGAGCGTCGCTGCTGCGCCGAGACCGACGGCGACCGGGATCAGCCCGACCGCGAGATAGACGAAGCCGGCGGCGACGGTGGCCGAGCGGGCGAGCTTGGCGTCGCGCATCGCCAGCACTCGCGAGGTCAGTTCCTGGGCGGCGATGGTGCCGAAGATCGGCACGGCGAGGATCTCGATCAGCGGCCGGTCGCGTATCGGCGCCCGGGCTGCCGCGGCAGCGGCCGATGCCGGCAGCGTGTCGAAACCTCCGGCCAGCGTGAATACGGCCAGCAGGAGCAGCAGGCCGAGGATGATGACCAGGCCCTGCGCAAGATCGGTCCAGGCGTCGGCCCACATGCCGCCAACGGCCGTGTAGACGATGACCACGAAGGCCGCGAGGCCGGTCGCGGCGATCAGGCTCAGATCGCTGACCGAGGCGATGACCTGGCCGAAGGCGCGCATCTGCGCGGCCGCCCAGAGCAGCGAGGACGGGATCATCACCAGGGCCGCAAGCCGTTCGATGCCCGAGCCCCAGCGGTTGCGGAACAGGTCGGCCAGGGTCAGCAGCCCACGCCGGCGCAGCGCCGCGGCAAACAGCAGGCCCATCGCGATGATGCCGATCGAGTAGCCGAAGGGATCAGCCGCGACAGCGCCGAGCCCACCCGCATAGGCCTCGGCGGTGGCACCGATGCAGGTTTCGGCGCCGAACCAGGTGGCGAAGACCGTGAACACCGAGAGCCAGGGCCCGAGGCTGCGGCCGGCGAGCAGGTAGTCGCTCTCGGTCTGCGGCCTGCGGGCCAGCAGGAATACCACCGCCAGTTGCAGTACCACGTAAGCAAGCAGGGACAGCAGAATCCAGTTCATGCGCCGTAGCCCGATCTTCCGTAGTCACGATGGACAAGCATTTCTGGGGCCGGGCCGGAGCCGGGCGCAGCGGCCCGATTCACCCAGCGCTCAGAACAGCACCACCTGCCGGACCGCTTCGCCCCTGGCCAGGACATCGAAGCCCTCGTTGATGTCGTCAAGCTTCAGGCGATGCGTGAGCAGGCGATTCACCGGCAACAAGCCTGCGTCGTACATCGTCACGAATCTCGGCACATCCCGGCTCGGCACACAGGAGCCCATGTACGAGCCCTTCACCGTCCGCTCCTCGACCGTGAGGCTGACAGCGGAAATAGTGAATTGCTTGGAGGGATGCGGCAGGCCCATGGTCACCGTCATGCCGCCTCTCGCCGTTGCGGCGTAAGCCTGTTGCAGCACACGTTCGCTGCCGACGCTCTCGAAGCAGTATTCGGCACCACCACGGGTAGCCTCGCGAACTTCGGCGACGACGTCGGCAGAGCTTGCGGCGTTGACGACATGGGTCGCACCCAGCGATTTCGCCAGTTCCAGTTTCGAGGGCTGCAGATCGATCGCGACGATGGTTCCGGCACCGGCGGCTCTGGCGCCCAGCAAGGCAGCGAGGCCGACGCCGCCGAGGCCGAAGACGGCAACCGTCGAGCCGGGTGTGACTCTCGCGGTGTTGACCACGGCGCCGACGCCGGTGAGCACTGCGCAGCCGAACAGGGCAGCGATTTCCGGTGCCAGGTCAGGGCGGACCTTGACGGCGGACGCGGCCGAAACCACGGCGTATTCGGCAAAGCCGCTGACGCCGAGGTGATGGTTGATGTCGCCGCCATTGGAATGGAGTCGTCGCGCACCACTCAACAGCGTGCCGGCGACGTTGGCTTTCGCGCCCGGTTCGCAGAGTGCGGCACGGCCGGTGGCGCAGGGCTGGCAATGGCCGCAGGCGGGGACGAACGAGAACACCACGTTGTCGCCGGGTGCATAGGCGGCCACACCGGCACCGCATTCGACGACGGTGGCCGCGGCTTCATGGCCGAGCGCCATCGGCATGATTCGCGGGCGGCTGCCGTCGATCACGCTCAAGTCCGAATGGCACAAGCCGGCGGCGGTCATCCTGACCAGCAGTTCGCCGGGGCCGGGCGGGGCGAGGCTGATCGTTTCGATGCTCAGAGGCTTCGACTGTGCATACGGGGCCGGCAGGCCCATTTCGCGGAGGACGGCAGCGCGGGTCTGGATCATGAGATGGCCGGAACGGTGATCGGTGGGGAAACTGGAGTCTGGATTTGCGCGAGAGCCGCGCGAATGGAGTCCGGGATCGGACTGGATTTCTGCGTGTCGCGATCGACGAACACGTGCACGAACCAGCCTTCGGCGGCAGGTTCGTCATCGTTGGCGCGGAACAGCGCGATCTCGTAGCGGACGCTGGAGTTGCCGAGCTTGGCGACTCGGAGGCCGGCGTCGACCACTTCCGGATAGGCCAGCGATTTCAGATAGCGGCAATGCGATTCGGCGGCGAAGCCGATGACCGTGCCGCGATGGATGTCCAGCTCGCCGACGGTGATCAGGTAGTGATTGATGACCGTATCGAAGAACGAGTAGTAGTCGATGTTGTTGACGTGGCCGTAGACGTCGTTGTCCTTCCAGCGCGTGGGGATGGCGAGGAAGTGCGGGTAGTCGGCGCGGCGGGTGCTCATGGCGTCAGCGGATCACTTGCGCATGTGGAGTGAGATCGACGGGAATGCCGTGGAACTGCTGCAGCAGGCAACCGTAGTCGCGCATCGTCAGCAGGCCCTGTTCGGCGCGCCGCGCTTCCAGGCCTTCGGGTTTCTCGATCGGTTGCGGATGGCTGATGCCGCCGCTGGCGCGGAACTGGCTGCCATAGAGCTGTGGCAAGCCTTGCGAGACCTTGACCCGATCGGACAGCAGCGCGAAATCCTGCGGCACGATGTCGCCCTTCTTCGCCTGCGGTTCGAGCAGGGCCAGCAGCTTCGCCTGCAGTTCCGGATCGCGATCGGCATGGGCGGCCACCAGCCAGGCAGCCCGCAGGCCGTCGCGACCCACTTGCTGGGCATCCGGGAACTGCCTGGCTTCGACGATCTCGGCCATCCGGCTGACGTTGTCCTGATCGGCCTGGAAGATCGCCAGGATCAGCGCCTGCTCCGGCTTGCCGCCGTGAGCCTTGGCGCTGGCCGAAGCCTTGGTCCGCGCGGACTGGTCGCGTTCCATCATCGCCAGCAGCTCCTTGCGCAGCTCGGGCTTGGTTGGCTCAGTCGTCAGCGGCTTCAGTTGTCGAGCCGCAATCTTGTCGGCTTCCTGCTTGCGCAGGACGTCGAACGAGGGGCAGTCAGCGAGGCCGGTAGCAACTGGCGTGGTGGCGGCCGGGCTGGCAGTCGCCAACAGCATGGAGGACGCGATGAGCGCCTGACACGCCCCCTGCAGAGTGTGTCTGTTCATGGTTGCGGGCCTCCTTCAGCCCGGCGGCCACTTCAAGGGACGGCCGGCAATGATGTGCAGATGCAGATGGAACACGCTCTGCCCGGACGCGGCACCGTTGTTGACCACCAGGCGATAGGCATCGCCATAGCCTTCGGCCTCGGCAATCCTGGTTGCGATCAGCATCAGGTGACCGAGCAGGGCCTGGTCTTCAGGCACGGCGTCGCAGAGGCGCGGCATCGGCTTTTTCGGAATCAGCAGGATGTGCGTCGGCGCGACCGGGTTGATGTCACGGATCGCGAAGCACAACTCGTCTTCAAACACGATCGTGGCCGGAATCTCGCGGGCGATGATCTTTTCGAACAGCGTCTTGGAAGGCTCGCCGGACATGGAATTTCCTGGGTGGTCGCGCGTTGCGCAGGTGCCGAATCTTAGACGACACAACGCGGCTGCTACCATTTCGCCATGACTTCACCTGACCCGTATCGCCCCGCCGCCGTCTGGCGCCGCCTGCTCGGCTACGGCGCGCCGCATTGGCGTCTGTTCCTGCTGGCGCTGCTCGGCATGGTCACCTTCGCGGCGACCGACATCACCTTCGTGCGGCTGATCCAGCCGCTGATCGATTCGATCTTCGTCGAGCGTGATCCGCGCACCATCGCGATCATGCCGTTCGCGATTCTCGGCATCTTCATCATTCGCGGCGTCGCCGGTTTTGCTGCCGCTTACGGCATTGCCGCGGTCGGCCAGCGGGTGGTGTCGCGGCTGCGCTGCGAAGTGTTCGAGCACCTGCTGTACGTGCCGGTGGCGCATCACGACAAGGCCCGCAACGCCGATCTGCAGACCAAGCTGACTTACCACGCGGGCCAGGTATCGGACAGCGCCACTGGTGTGCTGACCTCGATCATCAAGGACGGCCTGTCAGCCGTTGGTCTGCTCGGCCTGATGTTCTGGACCAGCTGGAAGCTGGCGCTGTTCACCCTGATCATCGCGCCACTCGTGAG
Coding sequences:
- a CDS encoding VOC family protein — protein: MNVQLNHTIVWCRDKRRSSSFLIDILGLRDAAIPFGPMLVVKLGNSVSLDFYDQDGDIASQHYAFLVSEDDFDLIFARIKKQGLTFWAAPGKRGAGETYQHNGGRGVYFDDPDGHLLEVMTRPYEGIG
- a CDS encoding RelA/SpoT domain-containing protein — translated: MSAAVPQFSRSLVDKAGRQLVADDSVTEETDAAWEILANWRSAHAFPLNTITMDLRQKVNKIDSSAIVVQRLKRSRSILAKLSAKPSMRLTQMQDIGGCRAVLKTISDVYSLREKYKNSKSLHELVTEDDYIVHSKSSGYRGIHLVYKFQSKSKEKYNKLLFEVQLRTITQHAWATAVETVGAVIGQALKSSEGELAWLHFFQKAAVALEHMEDPEKAAVRSPEKRILARSIFDLSRSLDVTKKLTAYRSALKATENEFKKGAGYFLLVLLPDQLGLQIHSFEKRDAERAHKEYARLERQLPLRTKQLPLFPELSDYTGAQVVLVGAESFRSIHEAFPNYYLDTKIFQNSLEDFVIRHR
- a CDS encoding sodium:solute symporter family transporter translates to MNWILLSLLAYVVLQLAVVFLLARRPQTESDYLLAGRSLGPWLSVFTVFATWFGAETCIGATAEAYAGGLGAVAADPFGYSIGIIAMGLLFAAALRRRGLLTLADLFRNRWGSGIERLAALVMIPSSLLWAAAQMRAFGQVIASVSDLSLIAATGLAAFVVIVYTAVGGMWADAWTDLAQGLVIILGLLLLLAVFTLAGGFDTLPASAAAAAARAPIRDRPLIEILAVPIFGTIAAQELTSRVLAMRDAKLARSATVAAGFVYLAVGLIPVAVGLGAAATLGTGIEPEQVLSRYAQTQLPVALYVVFLGALVSAILSTLSGALLVAGSLAAHNLIAPMAGPRLTERLKLRLNRVAVVVFGLVAFLISLGGESMYSLVEQASGLASAGVLVLMVVAIFAPAVGGVASAAMALIASVAVYVLASAQDWSMPYLASLAAAVLAYAVLAPFGPRAAGLALSRSNLADQP
- a CDS encoding zinc-dependent alcohol dehydrogenase family protein is translated as MQTRAAVLREMGLPAPYAQSKPLSIETISLAPPGPGELLVRMTAAGLCHSDLSVIDGSRPRIMPMALGHEAAATVVECGAGVAAYAPGDNVVFSFVPACGHCQPCATGRAALCEPGAKANVAGTLLSGARRLHSNGGDINHHLGVSGFAEYAVVSAASAVKVRPDLAPEIAALFGCAVLTGVGAVVNTARVTPGSTVAVFGLGGVGLAALLGARAAGAGTIVAIDLQPSKLELAKSLGATHVVNAASSADVVAEVREATRGGAEYCFESVGSERVLQQAYAATARGGMTVTMGLPHPSKQFTISAVSLTVEERTVKGSYMGSCVPSRDVPRFVTMYDAGLLPVNRLLTHRLKLDDINEGFDVLARGEAVRQVVLF
- a CDS encoding acyl-CoA thioesterase, which produces MSTRRADYPHFLAIPTRWKDNDVYGHVNNIDYYSFFDTVINHYLITVGELDIHRGTVIGFAAESHCRYLKSLAYPEVVDAGLRVAKLGNSSVRYEIALFRANDDEPAAEGWFVHVFVDRDTQKSSPIPDSIRAALAQIQTPVSPPITVPAIS
- a CDS encoding DUF6624 domain-containing protein; protein product: MNRHTLQGACQALIASSMLLATASPAATTPVATGLADCPSFDVLRKQEADKIAARQLKPLTTEPTKPELRKELLAMMERDQSARTKASASAKAHGGKPEQALILAIFQADQDNVSRMAEIVEARQFPDAQQVGRDGLRAAWLVAAHADRDPELQAKLLALLEPQAKKGDIVPQDFALLSDRVKVSQGLPQLYGSQFRASGGISHPQPIEKPEGLEARRAEQGLLTMRDYGCLLQQFHGIPVDLTPHAQVIR
- a CDS encoding histidine triad nucleotide-binding protein, with amino-acid sequence MSGEPSKTLFEKIIAREIPATIVFEDELCFAIRDINPVAPTHILLIPKKPMPRLCDAVPEDQALLGHLMLIATRIAEAEGYGDAYRLVVNNGAASGQSVFHLHLHIIAGRPLKWPPG